In Acinonyx jubatus isolate Ajub_Pintada_27869175 chromosome A3, VMU_Ajub_asm_v1.0, whole genome shotgun sequence, a genomic segment contains:
- the KCNG1 gene encoding potassium voltage-gated channel subfamily G member 1, with protein sequence MTLLPGDNSDYDYSALSCTSDASFHPAFFPQGQSLKGVFYRRAQRLRPRPQDAPRQGSQPDDRRRQIIINVGGIKYSLPWTTLEEFPLTRLGQLKACTNFDDILNVCDDYDVTCNEFFFDRHPGAFGTILTFLRAGKLRLLREMCALSFQEELLYWGVAEDRLDGCCKRRYLQKIEEFADVVERAEEDDDEPPSSEDPGSEGAAEGEGRLGRCMRRLRDMVERPHSGLPGKVFACLSVLFVTVTAVNLSISTLPSLREEEEQGRCSQMCRNVFIVESVCVGWFSLEFLLRLIQAPSKFAFLRSPLTLIDMVAILPYYITLLVDGASAGRRKSGAGNSYLDKVGLVLRVLRALRILYVMRLARHSLGLQTLGLTARRCTREFGLLLLFLCVAIALFAPLLYVIENEMADSPEFTSIPACYWWAVITMTTVGYGDMVPRSTPGQVVALSSILSGILLMAFPVTSIFHTFSRSYLELKQEQERVMFRRAQFLIKTKSQLSSMSHDSDILFGSASSDTRDNN encoded by the exons ATGACCCTCTTACCGGGAGACAATTCTGACTACGACTACAGCGCCCTGAGCTGCACCTCGGACGCCTCCTTCCACCCGGCCTTCTTCCCGCAGGGCCAGTCCCTCAAGGGCGTCTTCTACCGCCGCGCGCAGCGCCTGCGGCCCCGGCCCCAGGACGCGCCCCGCCAGGGCAGCCAGCCCGACGACCGCCGGCGGCAGATCATCATCAACGTGGGCGGCATCAAGTACTCGCTGCCCTGGACCACGCTCGAGGAGTTCCCGCTGACGCGCCTGGGCCAGCTCAAGGCCTGCACCAACTTCGACGACATCCTGAACGTGTGCGATGACTACGACGTGACCTGCAACGAGTTCTTCTTCGACCGCCACCCGGGGGCGTTCGGCACCATCCTGACCTTCCTGCGGGCCGGCAAGCTCCGCCTGCTGCGGGAGATGTGCGCCCTGTCCTTCCAGGAGGAGCTGCTGTACTGGGGCGTCGCCGAGGACCGCCTGGACGGCTGCTGCAAGCGCCGCTACCTGCAGAAGATCGAGGAGTTCGCCGACGTGGTGGAGCGGGCggaggaggacgacgacgagCCGCCGTCCAGCGAGGACCCCGGCAGCGAGGGCGCCGCCGAGGGCGAGGGCCGCCTGGGCCGCTGCATGCGGAGACTGCGCGACATGGTGGAGAGGCCGCACTCCGGGCTGCCGGGCAAGGTGTTCGCCTGCCTCTCGGTGCTCTTCGTCACCGTCACTGCCGTCAACCTGTCCATCAGCACCCTGCCCAGCCTGCgggaagaggaggagcag GGCCGGTGCTCGCAGATGTGCCGCAACGTCTTCATTGTGGAGTCGGTGTGCGTGGGCTGGTTCTCCCTCGAGTTCCTCCTGCGGCTCATCCAGGCGCCCAGCAAGTTCGCCTTCCTGCGGAGCCCGCTGACGCTGATCGACATGGTGGCCATCCTGCCCTACTACATCACCCTGCTGGTGGACGGCGCCTCCGCGGGCCGCCGCAAGTCCGGCGCGGGCAACAGCTACCTGGACAAGGTGGGGCTGGTGCTGCGGGTCCTGCGGGCGCTGCGCATCCTGTACGTCATGCGTCTGGCCCGCCACTCCCTGGGGCTGCAGACGCTGGGGCTCACGGCCCGCCGCTGCACCCGCGAGTTCGGGCTCCTGCTGCTCTTCCTCTGCGTGGCCATCGCCCTCTTTGCTCCCCTTCTCTACGTCATCGAGAACGAGATGGCCGACAGCCCCGAATTCACCAGCATCCCTGCCTGCTACTGGTGGGCCGTCATCACCATGACAACCGTGGGCTACGGCGACATGGTGCCCCGGAGCACGCCCGGCCAGGTGGTGGCGCTCAGCAGCATCCTCAGCGGCATCCTGCTCATGGCCTTCCCGGTGACCTCCATCTTCCACACCTTCTCGCGCTCCTACCTGGAGCTcaagcaggagcaggagagggtgaTGTTCCGGAGGGCGCAGTTCCTCATCAAGACCAAGTCGCAGCTGAGCAGCATGTCGCACGACAGTGACATCTTGTTCGGAAGTGCCTCCTCGGACACCAGAGACAACAACTGA